The Penaeus vannamei isolate JL-2024 chromosome 16, ASM4276789v1, whole genome shotgun sequence genome includes a window with the following:
- the LOC113824409 gene encoding uncharacterized protein has product MRFVTLLPLAVVVLLPLAEAIILLETTAATAATTYGITIGSGGAAAAAVAVAGALVLGGLALVAASNRGKRDVGAQCLPANNPDLFITLAANSDRFGCGLRLVCELEATPDEQLSQDEKLILSLFGRHVKPATFSQLNTPKSGFLYAAFVGSNAKNVSECAEVFDQCVFDRETIMKAFNSQK; this is encoded by the exons ATGCGTTTCGTGACCCTGCTTCCCCTGGCCGTCGTGGTGCTCCTGCCCCTCGCGGAGGCCATCATCCTGCTAGaaaccaccgccgccaccgccgccaccacctacGGCATCACGATCGGAAGCGGTGGCGCCGCTGCCGCTGCCGTCGCCGTGGCCGGTGCCCTGGTCCTGGGAGGCCTCGCCCTCGTCGCCGCCTCCAACCGCGGCAAGCGCGACGTGGGCGCCCAGTGCCTGCCGGCCAACAACCCCGACCTGTTCATCACTCTCGCCGCCAACTCCGACCGCTTCGGCTGCGGCCTCCGCCTCGTGTGCGAGCTCGAGGCCACGCCCGACGAGCAGCTCAGCCAGGACGAGAAGCTCATCCTCAGCCTCTTCGG CCGCCACGTGAAGCCCGCCACCTTCTCCCAGCTCAACACCCCCAAGTCCGGCTTCCTGTACGCTGCCTTCGTCGGGAGCAACGCCAAGAACGTGAGCGAGTGCGCCGAGGTGTTCGACCAGTGCGTGTTCGACCGCGAGACCATCATGAAGGCTTTCAACTCCCAGAAATAA
- the LOC113816066 gene encoding uncharacterized protein produces the protein MHRNALFSVAVAFGLLHLANSILLLDATGTLTAASLSTIGVGVGVSTTTAAAATALAGVGALAAAGVILAAKASSSNGKRSANSCFPVNNPDLFITLAANSDKLGCGMRLVCELEATPDEALSHEERLILGLFGRSPRAAVNFDQLNTPKAGFQYAAFVGAKAASVAECASTFNQCPFDRATMIEAFQRSGTNAL, from the coding sequence ATGCACCGCAACGCCCTCTTCTCCGTCGCCGTCGCCTTCGGCCTGCTCCATCTCGCCAACTCCATCCTGCTCCTCGATGCCACCGGCACACTCACCGCCGCCTCCTTGTCTACCatcggcgtgggcgtgggcgtctccaccaccaccgccgctgcCGCGACCGCGCTCGCTGGCGTGGGCGCCCTGGCAGCCGCTGGCGTGATCCTGGCCGCGAAGGCCTCCTCCTCCAACGGCAAGCGCTCCGCCAACAGCTGCTTCCCCGTCAACAACCCCGACCTGTTCATCACCCTCGCCGCCAACTCCGACAAGCTGGGCTGCGGCATGCGGCTCGTGTGCGAGCTCGAGGCCACGCCCGACGAGGCCCTGTCCCACGAGGAGCGCCTCATCCTGGGGCTGTTCGGCCGCTCGCCACGCGCCGCGGTCAACTTCGACCAGCTCAACACCCCCAAGGCCGGCTTCCAGTACGCTGCCTTCGTGGGCGCCAAGGCCGCCTCCGTCGCCGAGTGCGCCTCCACCTTCAACCAGTGCCCCTTCGACCGCGCCACCATGATCGAGGCCTTCCAGAGGAGCGGCACCAACGCGCTGTGA